The segment GTGTGCTTACAGGAGGGTGTCCGCGAACGGTTTCAATTTTTCCACCAGGATTTCACGGGCCCGGAAAAGCCACGTCTTGACGGTGCCGGGGGGAACGTCGAGCGTTCGGGCGATCTCCTGGATGCTGAGATCCTCGAGGTACTTGAGGGTCACGCAGGCCTGGTATTCCGGGGGAAGCTCGCGGAGGGCGGCCTGGAGACGGGCGCTCGGGTCGGCGGGCGCGGGGTCCCGGACGGGGACCTCGGGCAGGGGGGCGGAGGGGCGGCGGCGTTCCTTCCAATTGAGCACGCAGTTGGCGGCCAGGCGGCGAAACCACGGGAGGAAGGGCTGATCGGGGTCGTACTGCCCGAAATTGCGGTACAGTCTGAGGAACACCTCCTGGGCGGCGTCCTCGGCGTCGGCGGCGTTCCAGGTGAGCCGGTAGGCGATGTTGTAGGCGAGTTTCTGGGTGGCTTCCACGACGGTCCGGAACGCCTCGCGGT is part of the Planctomycetota bacterium genome and harbors:
- a CDS encoding sigma-70 family RNA polymerase sigma factor → MVPEIPRETLLRARLGDREAFRTVVEATQKLAYNIAYRLTWNAADAEDAAQEVFLRLYRNFGQYDPDQPFLPWFRRLAANCVLNWKERRRPSAPLPEVPVRDPAPADPSARLQAALRELPPEYQACVTLKYLEDLSIQEIARTLDVPPGTVKTWLFRAREILVEKLKPFADTLL